From the Glycine max cultivar Williams 82 chromosome 11, Glycine_max_v4.0, whole genome shotgun sequence genome, the window ATGGTTTTGTTCGTAATTTATTGGTGGAAATCTCTTTGATATATTGCTTGCCTCATATTTTCTaacatttgattttatatattattatcccTGTACAAAACACATTTCTTCATTTTGGATATTATATGGAAAAGAAAAACCTTTTAAACAAATCTTGAAAATATTGTTGTCCACGATAAGATTACCTTCAAATATTCTATATTAAATTAACGCAAAATATCCTTTTCTCTTATCCTAATTACCAGGAGTGTAAGTTACAATTAAGATAACCTTCAAAACCATATAACAACTGCACATCTGCATGGTCTCGCCCTTCTAATAGTAGAAGCTACGAAGATATTGATTCGTCATCTTAAGATGGGAGAAAAAAAGAGATGATGAGTTTCACAGCTTTTGAATTGCTTGAAAGTTTGCCAAGAGGTATGTTGGAGGTGCTTCGTGTTTAGGTATAAGTTATAACAACTTAGTGACAGAGAAGATGGTTGTAGTTGTTGGTTCTAATGTGCTGGTTGTGAAATAAGAATAAAGGAGTAACACATAATGAGTTTCATGGTGAAGATGAAAGAAATGTACAAGTTTACAACCTTGGTAAGATCATGGTAAGAAAGGTTGAAAAGTTGCATATGTTCTACAAGGATGATTGGCATAGTAATCATATATTAGGACAAttctttttaatgtttaaagaGTTTTAGatattgatatttatatttaacgcatacaatttttatatcaaaatagtctttatttttttaaatttaaaaatataaaattatatttttttaaaaattattatatattctatttattttgttttaatttatatttatatttatttgtttcacGAGTATTTATATTTGAGTAAAtttatttggataatttttatatcaagagactctctctctctatatatatatataatgtatacaaaatttatataatgatgtttaaattatttatatcaaaagttttttttaatttgacagtataaaatatttaattttttttatattttttaatatcacaCTAATCCATACTTATATCGGTACATTACATGCGTAATCAtattagaattaattaatttggatatttattcttttttataatcataAGTTTTTGGACGTTAAGAAAGTATTATTATATtcatgaacaaaataaaaaaatcctaaaaaattgGCAAAATTTTAGATGTATTCATGAAATTTTCCATCCAATAGATTTTGACACTGCTAATGATGATCGGAGGGTTCAATTTGACCCTCTATCGTCTTCCTACTCCACTGACAAATGCGTCTTTGaaggatgaaaatacaaaattttatctctaaaagtgtaaaaagtgcaacaaatatatccgAATATTGATAGtaaattgtgactaattattattatttggaaaaatttataatgattgcaacaaaattttaaaagaactaTATCACATTGATAAgtgtttgtgttttgttatatgatttttaagctattaatactttttttttattataaaatgctaaaaaaatcattgtttctatttaatcaaacattatttatttaattatttttttttataaaattttcataataaaatatgaatgtctaTTAGTATATCCAATGACatcaaaatacaaattataataaaagtttgtcaatttttaaattaattttttaaaatcatatacaatcattttttattgactgatcatttaaaaaatcataaccttaaaaaaaatcattccaaagGAGATGAGTGTTTTTTACAAATTGTGTcattacaattataatttttcttaaaaactatTCATAAATGTAATTTAACTATAAtgctttacaataaatatttttttacttaaacctTTCATGAAAGCatagaagaacaaaaaaattatttacaagtttataaaacaagtattttttttttctttaacactcaatttaatttatgattttttatcattaatttaaagttaataaaacaaatacaaaaataattatttattatattttttcttatttttttttctttcaccttAATtccataatttgaattttaattaataaccaaatcaaaattttaaatgtacactaacttttgtttattttttgagatgagttaaattaaaaaaatattaaattattaatttgatcattttatcgcaatcattataaatttttttcaaattataataattagttataatgGTCGAATATATTTGTgacactttttatatttttgaagactaaattttatattttcatcacgTATTTGTCAGCGgagtgagaaattgaaaagtcagacaaatattataaagatactacgttgacaatcatttcaaGACAAATTTATCTATCTGCATCacataaactattttattaacagtGAATGGAATGAAGTTAACGGCcaaatatatttgtcacactttttacactttcaggaactaaattttatatttttatctttcaggaACGCATTTATCCGCAAATTACACATTTATgaacaaaaatgactatttacccttaaattaaatatataaagagagaaCCAAATTGAAACTTCAAATTTGAATCAGTAGcaacatcaaatttaattagacGAAAAGGACTTgattcagaattttttttttataaaaaaaaacagaacctaattaaacttttcaaaaatgAAGAGACCTAATtgaatattctaaaataatcaAGGGGCCATTTTAATAGTTATGCCTCATATTCGCCAAACTATTCCCACTAGGCTTCCCCAGAAAGTCTCCAAATActtaagagaaaaattaaaaaaaaaatgtgaaataaaaaGCACTAAAAAtggataaggaaaaaaatagttacaaaaaatattgtaatgcgtacataaaaataatataactctAAGCCTCACACTCACCTCTGAGCCAAAAATTCGGATAAATAATAGttgtgattaaattaatttttcctaaatgaaaataaaatgattagaCTTTTTCCTTGTAAAATCTGGTTTTCCGTCATTTTATCTTACAGTAACCCAGCATGGCCTCGGTCACAAAGGACAACATATATGGGCAATTATGATATTTGATTGCCATTAGCTTTCACACAAGGCTGATCATCCTACagacatttaaattatttttcccgTCGAGTAGTAGTGATGTTTTACAACAAACTAGCCCACCAaacaatactaaaataaaacaaaatgatttaaGAAATTATTGAAGCAGTATTAGTGATGTTACCAGACCTGCATTCACAAGTACACtgacttcttgatccttccactACACGTTGTGATCTTCTGGTGTGAAGCTTGATGTTCACCACCTTGCCAGCCATCTGTAGCACCATAACATCCAGAAAACAATAACCATGATTCCTTTAAAAAACACCCAAAAAAAGGTCAAGGAAACATCACAAAATATAAGATGCCTACTGAACCATCTTCAAAATAGTTAAGAAATgtcaagagaataaaaaaaaaatgatagtagaATGGAAATTTCTACGATTCCCCAACAGGTATTTCTGATGGTTTCCAACATGATAGCATCAATGTTTTAAGGAATCATTTAGAAATATTATCCAATTAAAATCTACAGTAACCCAAGTAAATCAAAATCAGAACAACTAACTGCTAGGCTAGGCTAACAAGAAACCACTCAATGGACAAGCTTTAAAAGTTCATTATGTGAACAAAGTGTCTACAGAGAATATTAAGAACAGAAACTTAAATAGCAAAACAAACAGTAACAAACCATTTTCCAAACCAAGTCTTCAGGACCTAATGGTTGAGCAGGACTAGAATACAAGAAATGCCTTGAGtactgaaaagaaaaaagaaaacattaaacaCCACACAAGCAAGCAAGGCAATGCACAAATCAATGGAAGAAACTGAAAATAACCAAGTTAATTATTGCTACAAACATTTTCACAGGGCACAATATTTTTCAGTTTGGCATTATGCATCAGTAGAAAGTTCTAGCAAGATTGACCTCAAAagaatcaaataacacaaggGGGCGGAGGGCAGAAGTGAATTAAATTCTACATGATACTGATTACAAACCTTGACAAGATTTTGTTGCATTGCTTTGATATGAGCAGGTCTAATgccttttaaatatttcaaaagccAACCTGGCTTTACAGCATCAATAGAAGAAATGAACACCGCTATCTGCATTTATGGCAAAAAGTAAATAGTAACTTcccattaaaaaatagaaattaacaaTTCATAAAGCTCTGACTTATCAGATAACCATATAGAAGATTAGACAGTGCAATTTTGGTCACTGGGTCTATTCTACCTTAAGAGTGTTTATTTTAAGGTTATGGTAATAACAAGAGACCCAAATTCTGCAGCAGTGTGCAGTCCATGTTGTTCTTTGGTGCATTTGGTTGAAATTGAATGCATGTATCTTGGTCTCCCTGCACTAAAATCTTAGGGATAGGAGTATGCTTTCAGTTTCTCTTTGATGTTATGCCCATGGGCCATGGCTATACCATGATTATTGCCATGGATAGGACTAGATAGCCCTGCTGATTTTTTTGGGTTCCTgctttcttttgcatttttttttaaatagttgagGAAAAAATCTCCagtaaaaattctttttctatttattttcagAAAAGTCATTAAGACAAACAAACTAAGCTAATGGCATGATCATGTCCTACTATCACTTAATTTGTTCCTCTCTAAGTACACAAAAAAGTCAATATTAATCATCTGAGATAGTAAGTATGATGTAAAAAGGCATAAGGCAATATATACTCCTGTAAAGATTTATAAACCAACAGATAATCCAATAGCAACTTGCCCACACTGTCCACACCAAAATAAAACCATCCAAAGCTAGTGAATTATTTTCACCACTATTTTATTGCAATTATACCATTAACTCTCAATATTGTTCTTAATGTAATCAGTTACATGATATAAATGCAAGCACACCTTCCTGTAATCAAGTATTCCTTCGAAAGGAAGCTCCAGCTCATCACTTATTATAACTGGAATGCATCCACTGACAATAGCATCAAATAATCTAGCAGAGGAAGGAGTGTCACCAGCTGGGCTTAAGCAAAATAGAGACCTGTTGATGAGCAAAGCAAGCAAAtaaatacaacaaaataagtAACCAGTGTACATTAGTTCAAGTGCTGAACTTATATTACTTGCGCATGCCCCTTTGAGCAGCTTCTTTTCCCCCATCTCCAGCTGTTCCCTCCTCTATAACCACACCATCAACCCCACTTAATTCAGCTCCAAGTTTAGAGCGTATCTTCCCTCCCTGAAAtgggaagataaaaaaaaggcaaCTAAACTCAGAATAATAGATAATGcagatgacaaaaaaaaatgagaatgccACATACACACGTAGGGCAAAACAAGATGAGACTTCTGTCCAGAAACTATAAGATCAGACAACCAAACAATAAAAAGCCAATAGCCAGTCACGGTTCTACCCCAAATGCCATAAGGCcttccttatatatataattaatgagtTCAACAAAAGTATTCTGATTTTAGTTGCATAAGTCAGTTCTAACTCCTAAGGGATGATGTTGGCAAAGCCCAGAAAAATGCACTACTAAATAGATGCTCTCCACTGTTGACAATAGTAGCAACTCCAACATGAGATTGAACAGAAAagttgataaaaagaaataatattcaTTGATTTCAAGTAACATCATATGCAGATAGAACTTTCAAAGCTTCCACCTGCCAGTCAATCAAGTAATAATGCTTACCGCATTTCTCTTGAGCCGGCCCCGAAAGAAAAGTAGTGTGCTTCTCTTTGGATTCGTCTCAGATAAACACTTGGCATCACATAAATCAACATTGGGAACATAAGGGAGAATCAGGTCTTTCTCCAGATAAACCTGTCCTGGCTTGtacctgaaagatgaaaaagacCGACCAGTCATGCCAATTCCAACAAATAATAGCATTGCATTGCATTCACAAAGTTAGAAGAAAACTAACCAGTTTCCTGTGGAATCCATATCAGGCAGGAGCCATATTGCATTCTTCACGTATCTACGAACAGACTTGAAAGACCAGGGATGATGCACGGGGAGTATGTGATCTCTGCCACCAGAGCGCTTCCATGCAGGTTGATCAGTGATCCACTTCAAAGCTTCCTACACCCACAACAACATAAGGCATAAGCATAATTATTCACATCACATTACAGCAGTCATTGAAAAAAGCAAGGTTAAAAGTgttgttaataaataattaattaaagaacaaaGCCTCAATTTGATCCAATTCCCACTGTAATAGTTAATTTAGAAGTAGAAGCAAAGAACAGAGAGCGTTAGAAGAGCACTCACACCCTATAAAGGGCCTTGCATTGTTGTTTTTCCATGAGGAAGAAGCTGATAGTGGTGAAGAAGGGTATGTAGAACAAGTCAGCCTCCTCCTGTCGGTGAACCCTAACGACACTGGTCAAGAGCCTTTCCGATTGGGGAGCAATGAGATCCGCCCAGAGCCAGTAATCAATGGAATGCTGAATTCGCAATTTTCACAGATcaatacaatacaataaacaaaCGACTACAAGAGGAGAATTGAAGGAAGGAACCTACCTGTTCGATGAGACGGTGAACGGGACTTCCATTAGAGGTGAGATTGGAGGTGTCTCGGTAGGTGTTTTTGAAGAGCCAGAGCAAATCGTGGGTGAATTTTGGGGGCATGTCGTAGACGTAAACCCTAAGGGGAAGGGACACCGGGTAGTAAGGATCCGAGAGGAGCCTGTCCATCTCGGAGTGAAAAACGGCGTCGTCGAGCTTCTTCGTCATGTCGTCGTTTTGGGGTTCGTCGCGGGGCGCTGTGTCGTCGTCTTTGAGGGACGTTTGAGCGTGGGCGAGGAGGAAGTGGTCGAGGGAGGCCAAGAACGAGGTTTCGGCATCGGAAACGTGGAAATGCTGCGTGGGAGAAGGGGTgcggagaggagagagagagaagaggaatAGGAGGAGAGAGAAAGCGAGGAGGAAGAGAAAGATGGTCATTCGCGAATTGGATCGCGGGTTGTTCTTTCCGGCCATTCTGAATCAACCACAACTTCCACTGCCCAGAACAAAAATGGCCCCAATAATTATCTTACCATCTTCGTAAATGGGTCGctaaagggaaaaataaaatgaaaattaagagGTAGAgttgtatttattaaaaaaattcactaaatcttttaaattttaaaaaacttgagCATCGTTAATGTGACGACAAGCATggtaaaattactaaaatatcaAGACAAATACTAATAGGTTTtattagaatattaattaaaaaattaaaaaaaataatttattaaaatgtgtaaaattattttaatcaaagaATACTGACGGACAAGATTCATAGTTAATTATAATCCAATTAttagaaaatcatttttctcaatttatgatttattttcaatttttcaatttggttttacttcttctattttaaatataaaaaaaaacatatgaaacATTACTTTTTGTTTACTTCAATTTTGTCCCAAATAAATCATTAATGTGACACAGTCAGTCTTGAATAAGAAATaaagaataagaataatttaatataatataattgttctactcgttaaaatatttattatttttcttaatccttataaaaaagccaaaaaaaataacaaaaacatttatatgGTATATTCAAATCAAATAGTGGTGTTGCTACTCAATTTGAACGTGATTCACTCCAATAAAGAATGATTagtttttaaaccaaaaaagttaaaacatatGTTCCAGGACTAATTCGTAGACGTGTTAATGTTCTCTCAGATTTTTCACATTGCAGTAATGGAAAGTGGTATCAGAacgaattttaatatatataatcaacATATAGAAATGAAAGCAGAGCAAGCCATCGAGTCAAAGACATGTACCGTCCTAACTAATATATATTCAGGCATTGCAGTGACAATTTAGAAGGAGTTAAGGTCATCTTTTGATGATGATTGTGGGTTCTTTGGATGTTGTCCCCCATCAAATGCATCATCATCCCTATCCTTTTTTCCAAAAATCATCTCATCAAGATCATCCAACATGTCATATGGACTCTATTTCTTGAAC encodes:
- the LOC100806631 gene encoding probable arabinosyltransferase ARAD1; the encoded protein is MAGKNNPRSNSRMTIFLFLLAFSLLLFLFSLSPLRTPSPTQHFHVSDAETSFLASLDHFLLAHAQTSLKDDDTAPRDEPQNDDMTKKLDDAVFHSEMDRLLSDPYYPVSLPLRVYVYDMPPKFTHDLLWLFKNTYRDTSNLTSNGSPVHRLIEQHSIDYWLWADLIAPQSERLLTSVVRVHRQEEADLFYIPFFTTISFFLMEKQQCKALYREALKWITDQPAWKRSGGRDHILPVHHPWSFKSVRRYVKNAIWLLPDMDSTGNWYKPGQVYLEKDLILPYVPNVDLCDAKCLSETNPKRSTLLFFRGRLKRNAGGKIRSKLGAELSGVDGVVIEEGTAGDGGKEAAQRGMRKSLFCLSPAGDTPSSARLFDAIVSGCIPVIISDELELPFEGILDYRKIAVFISSIDAVKPGWLLKYLKGIRPAHIKAMQQNLVKYSRHFLYSSPAQPLGPEDLVWKMMAGKVVNIKLHTRRSQRVVEGSRSQCTCECRSGNITNTASIIS